The Gymnogyps californianus isolate 813 chromosome 5, ASM1813914v2, whole genome shotgun sequence genome contains a region encoding:
- the FGF4 gene encoding fibroblast growth factor 4 codes for MPLPAALLPALLLGLLWPGAVRGRPPPGRLPAGPRQRRWDAALFARSVARLPAERRDAARDGDYLLGIKRLRRLYCNVGIGFHIQVLPDGRIDGIHSENRYSLLEISPVERGVVSIFGVRSGLFVAMNSKGKLYGSQTHFNDECKFKEILLPNNYNAYESRIYPGMYIALSKNGRTKKGNKVSPTMTVTHFLPRI; via the exons ATGCCTCTCCCCGCGGCGCTGCTACCGGCgctgctcctggggctgctgtggCCGGGGGCGGTACGCGGCCGGCCGCCCCCGGGTCGCctccccgccgggccccgccaGCGCCGCTGGGACGCGGCTCTCTTCGCCCGCTCCGTCGCTCGCCTCCCGGCCGAGCGCCGCGACGCCGCCCGCGACGGCGACTACCTCCTGGGCATCAAACGGTTGCGGCGCCTTTACTGCAACGTGGGCATCGGTTTCCACATCCAGGTCCTGCCTGATGGCCGCATCGATGGGATCCACAGCGAGAATCGATACA GTCTGCTGGAAATCTCCCCGGTGGAAAGAGGAGTGGTGAGCATATTTGGTGTTAGAAGTGGACTCTTCGTGGCCATGAATAGCAAAGGCAAACTCTATGGATCT CAG accCATTTCAATGACGAGTGCAAATTCAAAGAGATTCTCCTGCCAAACAACTACAATGCTTACGAATCCAGGATTTATCCCGGGATGTACATAGCCCTGAGcaaaaatggaagaacaaaGAAAGGCAATAAAGTATCTCCCACAATGACAGTgacacattttcttcctagaaTCTGA